AAGGCGCCCAGCAGGCCCCACTGGGGCTGGATGCTGATGGTGTGCAGCACCTGGCGCGCCAGGCTCGGGGTCGGGGCCAGCTCGGGCGGGGGCGGGGGAGTCGTGCTGCGCCGCACCGCGCCGATCGTGGAGGCGTCGTGGTGGTGCTCCTCGACCACCGACTCGTGGGCGGCGGCCTCGAGCAGGGTGCGGAAGGGGCCGTCCACCTGGGCGAGACGGGCGCGCGCACCCTGCTGGACGACCTGGCCCGACTCCATCACCGCGACCTGCTCGGCGCGCTCGGTGGTGGAGAGCCGGTGGGCGACCAGGATGCCGGTGCGTCCGGAGATGAGGCGGTCGGCCGCGCGCACGACGCGCGCCTCGGTGACCGGGTCCATCCGGGCCGTCGCCTCGTCGAGGACGACGACGCTCACGTCGCGCACCAGCAGGCGGGCGAAGGCGACCAGCTGCTCCTCGCCCGCGGACAGGCTCGTGCCGCCCGGGCCGAGAACCGTGTCGAGGCCGGCCGGGAGGCCCGCCACCCAGTCGGTCAGTCCGAGCTCGGCGACCGCTGCCTCGACGCGCGTGCGGGGCACGTCGTCGAAGAGAGCGATGTTGTCGGCGAGGGTGCCCGCCAGCACCTCGGTGCGCTGGGTGACGACGCCCACCGCCGAGCGCAGCTGCTGGAGGTCGAGGTCGCGGACGTCGACCCCGCCGAGGAACACCGTGCCCCGCGGCGGCTCGACGGCTCGGGAGAGCAGCGAGGCCAGGGTGGACTTGCCCGAACCCGTGCGGCCCACGAGGGCGCAGGTGTGCCCGGCAGCCAGCAGCAGGTCGACGTCGCGCAGCGCGAACGTGCCGGTGCCGTAGCTGAAGTCGAGGTGGCGGAACTCGACGTCGAGGGGACCCTCGGGCACCGGTCGGCCGCCCGTCGGCTCGGCGGGCGCGGCCATCATCCCGCGCAGGCGCAGGACAGCGCCGAAGCCCTCCTGGAGGTCGGGCAGGTGACGCGCGAGCATGTCGACGCCGCCGACGAACATCGTGGTGACGAGGAAGAGCGTCACCAGCCGTGCGGTGGAGAGGTCGCCGCCCAGGACGAGCGCGACCCCGACCACGCCGACCGCGGCGAGCGCGCCGTGCAGGAGACCGCCGCTGCGGCGGGTGATGCGGACCTCGACGGCCAGCACGGCGTCGAGGGTGCGGTGCACGACGGAGGCGAGGTGAGCGTTGCGACGCAGCACGTGGGCCTGCCCCAGTGACGTGCGCAGGTCGTCACGGGCCGCGACCCCCTCCTCGGTGGAGGCGGCGTGGTCGGTCCACGCGGCCTCCTCGATCACCTTCTTCTGCGAGACCTCCGGCAGGAGGCGGCGGATGGAGAGGAACGTGACGACCGCCGTGACGGGGAAGAGGAAGACCGCCGGCCACCACGTCAGGGACGCGACCACCCACAGCGGACCGGATGCCAGCAAGGTGCGCGCGGCCTGCCACACGCCCCAGCGCATCAGCTGACCGACCTCCCAGGTGTCGTCGTCGATGCGGTCGAGCACCTCGCCGACGGCCTGCTCGGAGAGCTCGGACAGCGGCTGGGCCATCGCGGCGTCGAGCAGGTCCGAGCGCAGCTGGCCCTCGGCGCGGTCGCAGATCGTGGCCCAGATCGTCTTGGCGATGGTGTCGATGACCGCGCCACCGACCACGCACAGCCCGAGCAGGAGCAGCAGCGTCTCGGTCGGACCGTCGGCGAGGCGTCCGGCGACCATCGAGCCCAGCGCGGAAGCGATGGCGCCGACGAGGGACATCGAGAAGCAGAGATAGGTCAGTGGACGGCGGACGCGACGCCAGTCGACCGGCCGGCGGTGCGCCGGAAGGCCCGACGAGGAGGCGGTCGCGTCGGTGGGCCGGGTGGTGTCGGTGAGGGTCACGATGCCTTCAGGCTAGGTGCTGGGACTGACAGTGCGCCTGTGGTTTTCCGGGGGAGGCAGGACGCGGCGACGCCCCGCCCGCACGCGGCGGACGGGGCGTCGTACGGCGAACGTCAGACCTCGAACTGGCCCGACTCGAGGCGCTTCTTGACGTCCTGCAGGAACCGGCCGGCGTCGGCGCCGTCGACCAGGCGGTGGTCGTAGGTCAGCGACAGGTAGACCATGTGGCGCACCGCGATCGTCTCGCCCAGGTTGGCGTCGTCGATCACGACCGGACGCTTCACCACGGCACCGGGGCCGAGGATCGCGACCTGCGGCTTGTTGATGATCGGGGTGTCGAAGAGTGCCCCGAAGCTGCCCAGGTTGGTGATCGTGAAGGTGCCGCCGGACAGCTCGTCCGGCGTGATCTTGTTGGTGCGGGTGCGCTCGGCCACGTCGGCGATCTTCTTCGCGATCCCGGCGATGGACAGGTCACCCGCGTCCTTGACGACCGGCGTCAGCAGCCCCTTCTCGGTGTCCACGGCGAACGCGATGTTCTCGCGGTCGTAGTAGGTCACCTCACCCTTCTCGGCGTCGATCGCGGCGTTCAGCTTCGGGTGCACCTTGAGCGCGTCGATCGCCGCCTTGGCGAAGAACGGCAGGTAGGTCAGCTTCACGCCCTCCCGGGCCAGGAAGTCGGCCTTCGACGCCTCGCGCAGGCGGGCGATCGAGGTCACGTCGACCTCCATCACCTGCGTGAGCTGAGCGGTCTCGGTGAGCGACTCCACCATCCGCTTGGCGATGACCTTGCGCAGGCGCGAGAGCGGCTCGGTGGTGCCGCGCAGCGGGGAGGGGCTGGCCGACGCGGGAGCCGCCGTGGCGGGCGCGGCCGCCGCGGGCGCGGCCGGAGCGGTCGGAGCGGCCTGCTCCTGCTGCGCCTCCTTCGCAGCGGCGGCGGCGTCGAGCACGTCCTGCTTGCGGATGCGGCCGCCGACACCGGTGCCCTGCACCGAGCCGAGGTCCACGCCGTGCTGGTCGGCCATCTTGCGGACCAGCGGCGTGACGTACGCCGTCTGGTCCCGGCCGCCGCCCGACTGCTCGGCGGACGAGGGTGCGGCTGCGGACTCGGCCTGCGCCTGGTCGGGGCGCTGTGGCTCGGGCTCGCCCTCGGGAGCCGGTGCGTAGGGCGCCTCGCCCTTGGCCTCAGGCTCCACCTGCTGCTGCGACTCGGCCTGCTGCGGCTCCTCCTGCTTCTCGGACTCGGGGGTCTCGTCGCCCTCCGGCAGGCTGCCGGTCTCCTCGGCGACCTGCTCCTCCTGCTCGGCCTTCTTCTCGGCCTGCTCCTCGTCCTTGGGCTGGGCCTGCGCAGGCGCGGCGTCGCCGGAGCCGATGATCGCGAGCTCGGCGCCGACCTCGACGGTCTCGTCCTCCTCGGCCTTGATCTCCAGCAGCGTGCCGGCGACGGGCGAGGGGATCTCGGTGTCGACCTTGTCGGTGGACACCTCGAGCAGCGGCTCGTCGACGGCGACCTCGTCGCCGACCTGCTTCAGCCAGCGGGTCACGGTGCCCTCGGTCACGGACTCACCCAGGGCCGGCAGCGTGACGGAGGTGCCGGAGCCGCCACCGGAGCCACCCGTGCTGCCGGAGTCGCCGGACGCCTTCTCGGCGGCGGGCTCGGACTCGGCGGGGGCGTCGTCCTTCTCGGACTCAGGGGTCTCGTCGCCCTCCGGCAGGCTGCCGGTCTCCTCGGCGACCTGCTCCTCCTGCTCGGCCTTCTTCTCCGACTCCTCCTCGTCCTGCGGCTGCGCCTCGGGCTCGGCGGTGCCGGAGGCGTCGCCCGCGGACTCGCCCTCCTCGCCGATCACGCCCAGGACCGCGCCCACCTCGACGGTGTCGTCCTCGTTCGCGGTGATCTCGAGCAGCGTGCCCGCGACGGGGGAGGGGATCTCGGTGTCGACCTTGTCGGTGGAGACCTCCAGCAGCGGCTCGTCGACGGCGACCGTGTCACCGACCTGCTTGAGCCAGCGGGTGACGGTGCCCTCGGTGACGGACTCGCCGAGGGCGGGGAGGGTGACTTCGGAGGCCATTGGTGTTCCTTCGCTCGCGTGTAGGTAGGTGTGGGGCCAGAGCTGAAAAGCTGGGGTCAGGAGTGGGCGTGCAGCGGCTTGCCGGCCAGGGCCAGGTGGGCCTCGCCGAGCGCCTCGTTCTGGGTGGGGTGGGCGTGCAGCAGGGGCGCGACGTCCTCGGCGTGTGCCTCCCAGTTGTAGATGAGCTGCGCCTCGCCGATGAGCTCGCCGACGCGATCGCCCACCATGTGGACGCCGAGGACCGGGCCGTCGGTGAGCCCGACGAGCTTGACGAAGCCCTGGGTCTGGAGGATCTGGCTCTTGCCGTTGCCCCCGAGGTCGTAGGTCACGGTCGTGACCGCGTCGCCGTGCAGCTCGCGGGCCGCCGCCTCGTCGAGGCCGACGGAGGCGATCTCGGGGTGGGAGTAGGTGACGCGGGGGATGCCGGACTCGTCGATCGGGCGCGGGTCGAGCCCGGCGATCTCCTCGGCGACGAAGATGCCCTGCTGGAAGCCGCGGTGGGCGAGCTGGAGGCCCGGCACGATGTCGCCGACGGCGTAGACGCCCTCGACGTTGGTGCGGCAGCGCTCGTCGGTGAGCACGAAGCCGCGGTCCATCTCGACGCCCTGCTCGGCGTAGCCCAGGCCGTCGGTCGACGGGCCGCGCCCGACCGCGACGAGGAGGATCTCGGCCTCGATCACGTCGCCGCCCTCGACGGTGACGGCGACGCCGGTGTCGGTGGTCTTCACGCTCTGGAAGGGCGTGCCGGTCAGGAAGGAGATCTTGCGCTTGCGGAAGGCGCGCTCGAGTGCCTTCGAGGACGCCTCGTCCTCGGCCGCCACCAGGCGCGGGAGGGCCTCGATGATGGTGACGTCGGAGCCGAACGACTTCCACACGCTGGCGAACTCGCAACCGATGACGCCGCCGCCGAGCACGATGGCCGAGGCGGGGACGCGGTCGAGGCGCAGCGCGTGCTCGGAGGTGAGGACCTTCTCGCCGTCGACCTCGAGGCCGGGCAGGGACTTGCTGTAGGAGCCCGACGCGAGGACCACGGCCTTGCCGGCGTACGCCGTGCCGTCGACGGTGACCTCCCGCGGGCCGGTCAGCGCGCCGGTGCCCTCGATGACGGTGATGCCGCGTGACTTGATCAGGCCGGTGAGGCCCTTGAAGAGCCGGTCGACGACCTTGTCCTTGTAGGTGTTGACGCCCCCCATGTCGATGCCGTCGAGGGTGGCGGTGACGCCGAACTGCGCGGCCTCGCGGGCCGAGTCGGCGACCTCCGCGGCGTGGAGCAGGGCCTTCGTCGGGATGCAACCCACGTGGAGGCAGGTGCCTCCGAGGTTGCCCTTCTCGACCAGCCCGACCTTGAGCCCCAGCTGGGCTGCTCGCAGGGCACAGGCGTATCCGCCCGAACCTGCCCCGAGGACGAGGACGTCGAACTCACCGTCCGCCACAGATTCCCTCCACACTTCCGACTCGCACAGCACGTGCATGGGCTCGCCCATCCTTGCACTCTTCGTGAGCCTGTCCACACCCGGTCGGGGTGGGTCGGCGTCGGCGATCCGCGGGCGCGGTGGGGACCGTCCGGGCAGAATGTGCGCCATGGGTTTGTTCGATCGATTCCGCCGCAAGGGGCGTACGGGTGGGCGTACGAGTGCTCCGGCGCGGGACGCTGCCCGCACCGGCTCCACCCGCGTGCGTGCCTCCGACGGCGAGGACGCGCGCCACCTCGAGAGCTTCGTGACCACCCGTCAGGGGGTCGAGGGCTTCGTCGAGCCGCGCACCGCGGTCAGCGACGTCACCATCCTCCTCGTGGCCCACGACGGCGAGTGGACGCGTCGCCGGGTGCCCAGCGTGAAGTGGGCCCACGACTTCGCCAACCGCCACCAGGTGCCGTCGTACGACGCCGCGGTCGTGGGCGTGCCGCAGCGGATGCGCGACTACAACAAGCGCAAGAAGGCCGAAGGGATCTGACAGCGGACCTGAGCGGCTCAGCCCTCGGACAGCGACCGGGCGAGCTCGACCAGGGTCGTCACGCCGAAGCCGGTGGCCCCTGACGGCACGTGGCCGTAGGGACTGCCGAGGTTCATCTCCTTGCCGGCGATGTCGAGGTGCGCCCACGGCAGGCCGCCGGTGAACTCGCGCAGGAACGCCGAGGCGTAGAGGCCGCCGCCCCACCGCACCCAGTCGTGCTGCAGCAGGTCGGCGACCTTGGAGCTGGTGATCCGCTCCGACATCTCCTCGGGGATCGGCATCGGCCAGTGCTGCTCGCCCGCCGCGGCGCCGGCGGCGAGGACGGCGGGGACCTGGTCGTCGGTGCCCATGACGGCGCCGACCTTGTCGCCGAGCGCGAGCTGCATGTGGCCGGTGAGCGTGGCGATGTCGACGACGAGGTCGGGCTCCTCGAGCACGGCCAACGACAGCGCGTCGCCCAGCAGCATCCGGCCCTCGGCGTCGGTGTTGGCGATCTCGACGGTCGTGCCGTTGTGCATGGAGATCACGTCGCCGGGGCGCGTGGAGGTCGCGGAGACCATGTTCTCGGCCATCGGGGCGAAGGTCGTGACCTTGACGGGCAGCCCGAGGCGGGCGATCGCGAGCGTGGCGGCCACGACGCTGGCTGCGCCCGCCATGTCGCCCTTCATGTTGACCATGCTCGACGACGGCTTGATCGTGAGACCGCCGGAGTCGAACGTGACGCCCTTGCCGACCAGCGCGAGGTGCGCGACGGCGTCCTTGGGCGCCCAGGTCAGCTTGACCAGCCGCGAGGGCGACGCGGAGGAGTTGCCGACGCTGAGGATGCCGCCGCAGCCCATCTCCTCGAGCTGCTCGTGGTCGAAGACCTCGAGCTTCACCTTCGGCGCGCCCCGGCCCTTCGTGACGGCCTTGTGGGCGCTCGTCACGAGGTCGGCCAGGAGCGGGGGAGTGCAGTCCATCGGAGGCGTGTTGACCCAGTCGCGCGTCAGCGCGACGGCGTCGGCGAGGATCTCCGCCTTCTCGAGCGCGGCCACGGCCTCGGTGCGACGGGCGATCGGGGTGAGGACCACGACGTCGGCGGGCTCGGTGGTCTCGGCCTTCGCGGACTTGTAGGCGGTGAAGGTGTAGCCGCCGAGGCGGTGGCCCTCGACGACCGCGGCGACCAGCTCGGGGGTCTCGGCCGGCAGCGCCAGGGCGACCGACGCGGCGTTGGGCACGCTGCGGGCCGCGACGCCTGCGGCACGGCGTACGGCGACGGGGTCGGTCGCGTCGTCGCCGAGTCCGACGAAGACCAGGAGGGGCGCGTTGACCTCGTCGCGGGTCGGCGCCTTGACCGACTCTCCGGCCTTGCCGGTGACGCCCATCGTCGACAGGAACGCGCGCAGCCGCCGGCCGTAGGCCCCGGTGACGTCGTCGGCCGCGTCGCACAGCCGCGGACCGTCCGAGGTGGAGACGACGCCGACCACGACGGCGTCGGCGCGAGTCTTGGCGGGGCTGGAGCTGCGCAGGGAGTACGAGGTCACCCGGGCATGCTAGGGGAGGTCTGGCTGTCCGCACGCTGCGGTAGGTTGCGAGCCATGGCCGGATCGCTGAAGCAGTCGCCCCTCCACGACCGTCACGAGGCACTCGGCGCCAAGTTCGCCGAGTTCGGCGGGTGGTCGATGCCCCTGGAGTACCCGTCCGGCGTGGTCAAGGAGCACACCGCGGTGCGCGAGGCGGTCGGCATCTTCGACGTCAGCCACCTCGGCAAGGCGATGGTGTCGGGTCCGGGCGCTGCCGACTTCGTCAACGCGACGCTGTCCAACGACCTCGCCAAGATCGAGCCCGGCAAGGCGCAGTACACGCTCTGCCTCGACGAGTCCGGCGGCATCGTCGACGACCTCATCGCCTACTGGCACGACGACGAGCACGTGCTGCTGATCCCCAACGCCGCCAACACCGCCGAGGTCGTGCGTCGCCTGCAGGAGCAGGCGCCCGAGGGCGTGAAGGTCGTCAGCCACCACGACGACTACGCCGTGCTGGCCGTGCAGGGCACCCGCTCCGACGAGGTGCTGCAGAAGGTCGGTCTCCCGACCGGCCACGGCTACATGTCCTTCGTCGAGGCCGAGCTCGGCGACACCGGCGTCGGTGTCGTGGTGTGCCGCACGGGCTACACCGGCGAGCGCGGCTACGAGCTCGTCGTCGTCAACGACACCGCCGGGCAGCTGTGGGACGAGCTGATGGCGGCCGGCGAGGAGTGGGGGATCACCGCCTGTGGCCTGGGTGCGCGCGACACCCTGCGCACCGAGATGGGCTACCCCCTCCACGGCCAGGACATCAGCCTCGACACCAACCCGGTCGAGGCCGGGCTGTCGTGGGCGGTGGGCTGGAAGAAAGAAGCCTTCTGGGGTCGCGACGCGGTGCTCGAGGTCAAGGAGCAGGGCCCCAAGCGTCGCCTGCGCGGCCTGGTCGCCGTCGGGCGCGGCATCCCGCGTCCCGGGATGGGCGTGACCCTCACCCACGACGTCCCCCTCGCCGACATCACGTCGGGCACCTTCTCCCCGACGCTCAAGAAGGGCATCGGGCTCGCGCTGATCCCGACGATGGTGGCCGAGGACGCCCAGGTCGGCGTCGACGTCCGGGGCCGGCGCGAGATCTTCCAGCTGGTGAAGCCGCCGTTCGTCGACCCGTCGGTGAAGGAGTCCTGACGTGCTCCCCGGACAGCCGCCGACCTTCCGCCAGCCCTCGGCCTCCGAGCGCCCGTGGTGGTGGCGCCTCGAGGACGCCGACGGCGCGACCGTCGAGGTGGCCGAGCACGCCGACCAGCGCTTCTCCACCCAGGGCGACGCCGAGTCGTGGGTCGGGGAGATCTGGGCCGAGCTCGCCGAGCACGGGGTGGCCGCGGTGACGCTCTTCGAGCACGACCGCCAGGTCTACGGACCCATGTCGCTGAGCGCCTGAGCCATCCGCGACCGTCGTCGTGCCGAATCACCTCACGTGAGCGCCGACGCCGACTTCGACCATTACGTCGCCGCCCGCTGGCCGGACCTGGTCGGCGGGCTCGAGGATGAGGGTGTGCCACCCGACGAGGCACGGCTCGCCGTCGCCGAGGTGCTCCTGGCGAGCCGCCGCGGCTGGGCACGGCGGGTGCGCGAGGAACAGGTCGACGTCAGCCTGTGGGCGGAGGTCCGCGAGCGGGCGGGACTGGCCGCCCGTCCCGGTGAGCCCGCGCCCCACGGCGTACGCCCCCTCGACCCGCGCGACGCGGCTGACCCGTGGCTGGCGCGCGCTGAGGTGCTGCGTGGCGCTCGACGACGGCGTGGCCTGCGACGCGGCGTCGCAGGGATGGTGGTCGCTGCCGTGCTCGCCGCCGGCTGGGCGTGGTGGGCGGCGCAGCCACGACCGCCCGAGGTGCGCGAGGAGGCCAACCCGCTCCCCGTGAACTGGTACGCCCAGGACGAGCTCCACCTCGCCGACGTGGTGGTCGAGCTGCCCGACGTCGAGGCGTTCGTCGCCGACGGCCCGGACGTCGCGGTGCGCCTGTCCGACGGTGAGCTCCTCCGGGTCGAGCCGGACGGTGAGGTGCAGCCGCTCGACGAGGCCCCCGCCGAGCTCGACGCGCCGACCCCGGCTCCAGCGTTCCTGCCGCCGGGGCGCTACGACGTGCGTATCCAGAGCGTCCCGCTCCCCGAGGGCGGGTGGGCGCACCTGATCGACTCCTCGCGCCGCGACGGCAACCGCGACACGCTGCGCCAGTCGGAGTCGGGGCGGCGGGCGCTCGTGGTCTGCCCGACGGTGTCCACCTGCGAGCAGTCCCTCACCATCCCCGGCGCGGACGGCTCGGTCCGGCTGAGGTGAGCGCGTAGCCTCCCGCCCGTGGCTGAGGCGTTGTGGACAGGTGTGGCTCGGGCGTACGCGCGGAGCTTCGCGGGGTTGACTGCGGGAGGGATCCCGACGCTGGTCGCCGGACTGCCGGCGGGTGGGCGCCTGCTCGACGTCGGCTGCGGCACCGGTGCACTCGTCCGGGCCGCCCGCGACGGCGGCACCGAGACGGTCGCGGTGGAGCTGGACCCCGACATGGCCGCACTGGCTGCGTCGAGGCTCGGCGCCGACGTCACGGTGGCCGGCCTGCCCGACCTGCCCTTCGCCGACGACGGCTTCGACACCGTCGTCGCGAGCTTCGTGCTCAACCACGTGGAGGACCCCCGGGCCGGGGCGCGGGAGCTGGTCCGGCTGGCCGCGCCCGGCGGTTCGGTCCGGGCGATGACCTGGACGTCGGCTCCCACCGCGCACGGTGCGTTGTTCCGCGAGGTCATGGAGGCGAGCGGTGCCGTCGAGCCGGTCTTTCCTCGCCTGCCCGAGGACCTCGACTTCGAGCGCAGCCTCGACGGGCTGGGCCAGCTGTTCGTCGCGGCCGGCGCGCCGGTGGTCGAGGCCCGGATGGTCGACTGGACCTGGCGCGTGAGCCCCGACGACTGGTGGGCCGGCGTCACCGGCGGGGTCGGGAACTCCGGCGTGGTGTGGGCGGCGCAGACCCCGGAGGTGCAGGTGCGCATGCGTGAGGAGCTCGACCGGCTGGCCGCGCCGGTGCTGGAGGACGGGGTGATGGTCTTCCCTGCGTCAGCGGCGTACGTCGAGGCGCGCGTGCCTCGGTCCTAGGAGGGTCCTGGGACGTCGTACAGTCGTCCCGTGCGCGCCTACCTCGACCTGCTCCAGCGGATCCTCGACGAGGGGGTGGAGAAGAGCGACCGCACCGGCACCGGGACGCTGAGCGTCTTCGGCCACCAGATGCGCTTCGACCTCGCCGAGGGCTTCCCCCTCGTCACGACCAAGAAGGTGCACACCCGCTCGGTCTTCGGTGAGCTGCTGTGGTTCCTGCGCGGCGACACCAACGTGAAGTGGCTCCAGGACCGCGGCATCACGATCTGGGACGAGTGGGCCGACGACAACGGCGACCTCGGCCCGGTCTACGGCCACCAGTGGCGCTCGTGGCCCACCCCCGACGGACGCCACGTCGACCAGGTCGCGCGCCTGGTCGAGGGCATCCGCACCAACCCCGACTCGCGGCGCCACATCGTCTCGGCGTGGAACGTCGCCGATGTCGACGACATGGCGCTGCCGCCGTGCCACACCCTCTTCCAGTTCTACGTGGCGGAGGGGAAGCTCAGCTGCCAGCTCTACCAGCGCTCGGCCGACACCTTCCTGGGCGTCCCGTTCAACATCGCGTCCTACGCCCTGCTGACGCACATGGTCGCGCAGGTGACCGGTCTCGAGGTCGGCGAGTTCGTGCACACGATGGGCGACGCCCACCTCTACCTCAACCACGTCGAGCAGGCCCGGCTCCAGCTCTCCCGCGACCCGCGCCCCCTGCCGTGCCTCGTGCTCGATCCCACGGTCACGGAGATCGACGGCTTCGACCTCGAGCACATCGCTGTCGAGGGCTACGACCCCCACCCGGGCATCAAGGCGCCCATCGCAGTCTGAGGAGGTCCCCGTGACCGATCGCATCGTCCTGGTGGCCGCGCACGCCCGCAACCGCGTCATCGGCAACGGCCCCGACATCCCGTGGCGGCTCCCGGGCGAGCAGGCGCAGTTCAAGGAGCTGACCTGGGGCCACACGCTGCTGATGGGCCGCACGACCTTCGAGTCGATCGGCCGACCGCTCCCGGGGCGTACGACGATCGTGCTGACCCGCGACGCCGACTGGTCCCACGACGGTGTGCTGGTCGCGCACACCGTCGAGGAGGCCCTCGACCTCGCCGCCCAGCAGGCCGGTGACCTGATGGTCGCCGGCGGTGGTGAGGTCTACGCCGCCCTCCTGCCCTACGCCACGCACCAGGTGCTGACCGAGGTCGACCTCGAGCCGGCGGGCGACGTGCACTACCCGCAGTACGCCGCCGGGGACTGGGTGGAGACCGCCCGGGAGAGCTTCGACGGCTACGAGCGCGTCTGGCTCGAGCGGATGGACCCCGCGGCATGAAGGTCGCCGTCGACCCGACCTCGGGCGTGCCGCCCTTCGAGCAGGTCCGTGAGGCGATCCGCGCCCAGGTCGACGCCGGGGTCCTCGAGCCCGGCTTCCGGCTGCCGCCCGTGCGGACGCTGGCAGCGGAGCTCGACCTCGCCGCCAACACCGTCGCCCGGGCCTACAAGGAGCTCGAGGCGCTCGGTGTCGTCGAGACCCGCGGTCGCGCGGGGACGTTCGTTTCCGGCCGCGGCGTGGAGCGATCGCTGCGCGGGGCCGCAGCGTCGTACGCCGCCACGGCGCGCATGCTGGGCGTGTCCGAGGCCGACGCGATCGAGGCCGTACGCCGCGCGCTCGCTGCCGGCTGAGCGCCGCCGTACGCGACGTCACATCCACCTGACCGGGGGTGCCGGAATGCCGGCGCCGCCCACCTCGTTGGACCCAACAGCTGGCTCCGCATCATGCCCCCGGGCCTCGCCCCTTGCCGCTGCGAGCGGCCTTACGCCGAGAGGCGGCTGACGGACCAGCGAGCAGCACCGCGCAGCCACCCGCGGGTAAGCCCCGGCCAGGGTGGCTGCGTGCTGTCCGGGCAGGGCGTGGCAGGCTCGCGGACGTGGAACCGGTCGCCGACATCGTGGTCGCCGCCGTCGCCCTGGTGCGCGACGGCCACGTGCTGACGGTCCGCAAGCGCGGGACCGAGCGGTTCATGCTGGTCGGCGGCAAGCTCGAGCCGGGGGAGTCGGCGTACGACGCCGCCCTGCGCGAGGCCCGCGAGGAGGTCGGCCTGGTGCTGGAGGCCGCGACGCTGCTCGGGGAGTTCCTCTCCGAGGCGGCCAACGAGCCGGGGCACACGCTGCACTCGACGGTCTTCTGGGTGGAGTCCG
This sequence is a window from Nocardioides sp. S5. Protein-coding genes within it:
- a CDS encoding ABC transporter ATP-binding protein is translated as MTLTDTTRPTDATASSSGLPAHRRPVDWRRVRRPLTYLCFSMSLVGAIASALGSMVAGRLADGPTETLLLLLGLCVVGGAVIDTIAKTIWATICDRAEGQLRSDLLDAAMAQPLSELSEQAVGEVLDRIDDDTWEVGQLMRWGVWQAARTLLASGPLWVVASLTWWPAVFLFPVTAVVTFLSIRRLLPEVSQKKVIEEAAWTDHAASTEEGVAARDDLRTSLGQAHVLRRNAHLASVVHRTLDAVLAVEVRITRRSGGLLHGALAAVGVVGVALVLGGDLSTARLVTLFLVTTMFVGGVDMLARHLPDLQEGFGAVLRLRGMMAAPAEPTGGRPVPEGPLDVEFRHLDFSYGTGTFALRDVDLLLAAGHTCALVGRTGSGKSTLASLLSRAVEPPRGTVFLGGVDVRDLDLQQLRSAVGVVTQRTEVLAGTLADNIALFDDVPRTRVEAAVAELGLTDWVAGLPAGLDTVLGPGGTSLSAGEEQLVAFARLLVRDVSVVVLDEATARMDPVTEARVVRAADRLISGRTGILVAHRLSTTERAEQVAVMESGQVVQQGARARLAQVDGPFRTLLEAAAHESVVEEHHHDASTIGAVRRSTTPPPPPELAPTPSLARQVLHTISIQPQWGLLGAFLFLAASLTGAFGAVTGWVWGLIVTDLQAGDDPGLLVVALVASLVVAPFLLSQAFRTYPHWWVEVRLRVRAAVLHGQTSQRRLLRTPPGEVVARTMDADRLARYTDRWVDFVNGLVVAAMTALIAQTWVAGAVLLTVMAVSALASTLGRRVAGRSAAAASTARARFGQSLVSALESVRTVKLAAATPQVHQHLRDVDGGRVDAAVREHRVQALLDGVPVVMVQLGVVAAWAGLLTGRWELATALLVANAVSGFDWFGRVAGSVVTEAPGTRAWMNATSELAGGGDLMDLPPGVDLVRGTGPDPAPAHRDPLRTLSVRGLDAVHDDGTLGVQGIDLDVRAGELVLLLGQVGSGKSSLLSALAGLVTSTGEIRWNDQVVADPQTALRPGRVAHVAQVPRVLSGTFTGNVALDHAERAVLPSLETARMGRDVAEAGGPDSLVGHRGVRLSGGQVQRLALARALAAEADVLLADDVSSALDAATEVELWKALRARGAAVIGATSKTAALTQADRVVVLEAGRVVDHGPWRELSDRWGHLGG
- a CDS encoding leucyl aminopeptidase, whose product is MTSYSLRSSSPAKTRADAVVVGVVSTSDGPRLCDAADDVTGAYGRRLRAFLSTMGVTGKAGESVKAPTRDEVNAPLLVFVGLGDDATDPVAVRRAAGVAARSVPNAASVALALPAETPELVAAVVEGHRLGGYTFTAYKSAKAETTEPADVVVLTPIARRTEAVAALEKAEILADAVALTRDWVNTPPMDCTPPLLADLVTSAHKAVTKGRGAPKVKLEVFDHEQLEEMGCGGILSVGNSSASPSRLVKLTWAPKDAVAHLALVGKGVTFDSGGLTIKPSSSMVNMKGDMAGAASVVAATLAIARLGLPVKVTTFAPMAENMVSATSTRPGDVISMHNGTTVEIANTDAEGRMLLGDALSLAVLEEPDLVVDIATLTGHMQLALGDKVGAVMGTDDQVPAVLAAGAAAGEQHWPMPIPEEMSERITSSKVADLLQHDWVRWGGGLYASAFLREFTGGLPWAHLDIAGKEMNLGSPYGHVPSGATGFGVTTLVELARSLSEG
- the sucB gene encoding 2-oxoglutarate dehydrogenase, E2 component, dihydrolipoamide succinyltransferase, which encodes MASEVTLPALGESVTEGTVTRWLKQVGDTVAVDEPLLEVSTDKVDTEIPSPVAGTLLEITANEDDTVEVGAVLGVIGEEGESAGDASGTAEPEAQPQDEEESEKKAEQEEQVAEETGSLPEGDETPESEKDDAPAESEPAAEKASGDSGSTGGSGGGSGTSVTLPALGESVTEGTVTRWLKQVGDEVAVDEPLLEVSTDKVDTEIPSPVAGTLLEIKAEEDETVEVGAELAIIGSGDAAPAQAQPKDEEQAEKKAEQEEQVAEETGSLPEGDETPESEKQEEPQQAESQQQVEPEAKGEAPYAPAPEGEPEPQRPDQAQAESAAAPSSAEQSGGGRDQTAYVTPLVRKMADQHGVDLGSVQGTGVGGRIRKQDVLDAAAAAKEAQQEQAAPTAPAAPAAAAPATAAPASASPSPLRGTTEPLSRLRKVIAKRMVESLTETAQLTQVMEVDVTSIARLREASKADFLAREGVKLTYLPFFAKAAIDALKVHPKLNAAIDAEKGEVTYYDRENIAFAVDTEKGLLTPVVKDAGDLSIAGIAKKIADVAERTRTNKITPDELSGGTFTITNLGSFGALFDTPIINKPQVAILGPGAVVKRPVVIDDANLGETIAVRHMVYLSLTYDHRLVDGADAGRFLQDVKKRLESGQFEV
- the lpdA gene encoding dihydrolipoyl dehydrogenase yields the protein MADGEFDVLVLGAGSGGYACALRAAQLGLKVGLVEKGNLGGTCLHVGCIPTKALLHAAEVADSAREAAQFGVTATLDGIDMGGVNTYKDKVVDRLFKGLTGLIKSRGITVIEGTGALTGPREVTVDGTAYAGKAVVLASGSYSKSLPGLEVDGEKVLTSEHALRLDRVPASAIVLGGGVIGCEFASVWKSFGSDVTIIEALPRLVAAEDEASSKALERAFRKRKISFLTGTPFQSVKTTDTGVAVTVEGGDVIEAEILLVAVGRGPSTDGLGYAEQGVEMDRGFVLTDERCRTNVEGVYAVGDIVPGLQLAHRGFQQGIFVAEEIAGLDPRPIDESGIPRVTYSHPEIASVGLDEAAARELHGDAVTTVTYDLGGNGKSQILQTQGFVKLVGLTDGPVLGVHMVGDRVGELIGEAQLIYNWEAHAEDVAPLLHAHPTQNEALGEAHLALAGKPLHAHS